From the genome of Aspergillus chevalieri M1 DNA, chromosome 8, nearly complete sequence, one region includes:
- the URK1 gene encoding uridine kinase family protein (COG:F;~EggNog:ENOG410PHRC;~InterPro:IPR029057,IPR000836,IPR006083,IPR027417, IPR000764;~PFAM:PF00485,PF14681;~go_function: GO:0005524 - ATP binding [Evidence IEA];~go_function: GO:0016301 - kinase activity [Evidence IEA];~go_process: GO:0009116 - nucleoside metabolic process [Evidence IEA]): MESIPPVYSSATERQNKTYIPPWADLSIIGVAGSSGSGKTSVAMEIIKSLNLPWVVILVMDSFYKSLSPDDHARAHRNEYDFDCPDALDFDALVQTLKDLKQGKKADIPVYSFAEHQRQPQTTTLYSPRVLILEGILALHPQIVDLLDVKIFVEADMDVCLGRRIMRDVRERGRDIDGVIKQWFGFVKPSYKKHVEPQRAISDIIIPRGIENKTAIDLVVKHIRMKLEEKSQKHSAGLQHLGLIALEHELSQNVHMMAQTPQFVGMNTILQNPATEQVDFVFYFDRLACMLIEKALDSASYIPTEVKTPQGTSYNGLNPAGTMSAVAILRGGSCLETALKRTIPDCITGRVLIQTHEGTEEPELQYLKLPPQIETHETVMLLDPQMASGGAALMAVRVLMDHGVEEQKIVFVTCAAGKNGLKRLTAVYPKVKVIVGRIEEEREPRWMEKRYFGC; this comes from the exons ATGGAATCAATCCCGCCCGTGTACTCGTCTGCTACAGAAAGACAAAACAAAACTTACATTCCACCATGGGCCGATCTGAGTATCATCGGCGTTGCAGGCAGCTCGGGGTCGGGCAAGACGTCGGTGGCCATGGAAATCATCAAGTCTTTAAATCTGCCTTGGGTGGTGATTCTTGTAATG GATTCGTTCTACAAGAGCTTGAGTCCTGACGACCACGCGAGAGCGCATCGCAACGAGTATGATTTTGATTGCCCGGATGCTTTGGATTTTGATGCATTGGTGCAAACTCTGAAGGATCTGAAGCAAGG gaagaaggcaGATATCCCGGTCTATTCGTTTGCAGAGCACCAACGCCAACCTCAGACCACCACACTCTATTCGCCCCGAGTATTGATTTTGGAAGGTATCTTAGCACTTCATCCGCAGATCGTGGATCTTTTAGATGTCAAG ATTTTCGTTGAAGCAGATATGGATGTCTGTCTTGGACGCAGAA TTATGCGCGATGTCCGAGAGAGAGGCCGTGATATTGACGGCGTAATTAAGCAATGGTTCGGCTTTGTCAAACCGTCATACAAAAAGCATGTGGAACCGCAACGAGCGATTTCAG ATATCATCATTCCCCGTGGGATTGAGAACAAGACCGCCATTG ACCTCGTTGTGAAGCACATTCGGATGAAGCTCGAGGAGAAATCCCAGAAGCACAGCGCTGGTCTACAGCATCTGGGCCTCATCGCCCTGGAACATGAGCTATCTCAAAATGTGCACATGATGGCTCAAACGCCGCAGTTCGTCGGCATGAATACAATCCTGCAGAATCCTGCAACAGAGCAAGTCGATTTTGTCTTCTACTTCGACCGACTTGCATGCATGTTGATAGAGAA AGCCCTGGACTCCGCCTCCTACATCCCAACAGAAGTCAAAACCCCCCAAGGCACCAGCTATAACGGCCTCAACCCCGCGGGCACAATGTCCGCTGTAGCAATCCTCCGCGGCGGCTCCTGCCTCGAAACCGCCCTTAAGCGCACAATCCCTGACTGCATCACCGGCCGTGTCCTCATCCAAACCCACGAAGGCACCGAGGAACCAGAACTGCAATACCTGAAACTACCACCGCAGATCGAAACGCATGAGACGGTCATGCTTCTTGATCCCCAAATGGCGAGTGGAGGTGCAGCTCTCATGGCGGTTCGCGTGTTGATGGACCACGGTGTTGAGGAGCAGAAGATTGTGTTTGTGACTTGCGCGGCGGGGAAGAATGGGCTGAAGCGGTTGACGGCTGTTTATCCGAAGGTGAAGGTCATTGTTGGACGGattgaggaggagagggagccGAGGTGGATGGAGAAGAGGTATTTTGGTTGCTAA